In Vigna unguiculata cultivar IT97K-499-35 chromosome 3, ASM411807v1, whole genome shotgun sequence, a single genomic region encodes these proteins:
- the LOC114176185 gene encoding histone H4: MSGRGKGGKGLGKGGAKRHRKVLRDNIQGITKPAIRRLARRGGVKRISGLIYEETRGVLKIFLENVIRDAVTYTEHARRKTVTAMDVVYALKRQGRTLYGFGG; this comes from the coding sequence ATGTCTGGAAGAGGAAAGGGTGGCAAGGGGCTCGGAAAGGGAGGTGCCAAACGACACCGTAAGGTTCTGAGGGATAACATTCAGGGAATCACCAAGCCCGCTATTCGCCGTCTTGCTAGACGTGGTGGTGTTAAACGTATCAGTGGTCTCATCTACGAAGAAACCCGTGGTGTTCTCAAGATCTTTCTCGAGAACGTGATTCGCGACGCTGTCACCTACACCGAGCACGCTCGCCGCAAGACCGTCACTGCCATGGACGTTGTCTACGCTCTCAAGAGGCAAGGCAGGACCCTCTACGGTTTCGGTGGTTAG